The following DNA comes from Candidatus Eremiobacteraceae bacterium.
GCAGCGTCGTTTTGTCCGCGACGACGTTGCGGCGGTAGCCGCCGTCGATGCGGCCGATAGCGATGACGACCGCCTTCAATGGGTCGATCTCGCGACTCGCGATCGTCTGCAGCGCGCCGACGACTTCCGCCGCCACGGGGATCGTGTCGACCGCATTGTGCGGATAGCCTGCGTGACCGCCGCGGCCGCCGATCTGGATATCGAAATCGTCGCACGACGCGGTCATCGCGCCGGCGCGCAAGCCGATCGAGCCGACGGGCAACGTCGGCCACACGTGGAGCATCGCGACGGCGTCGACGTCGGGCGATGAGAGCGCGCCGGCTTCGATCATCGGCTGCGCGCCGCCGGGCCCTTCTTCAGCGGGTTGGAACAGAAATCGAACCGCGCCGCGCAGCTTTGACCGCTCGCGTGCGAGCGAGACCGCGGCACCGAGCAGCATCGCCGTGTGCCCGTCGTGGCCGCACGCGTGCATCGCGCCCGGGACCTCGGATGCGAAGTCGAGTCCGGGTCGTTCGTGGATGGGCAAGCCGTCCATGTCGGCGCGCAGCGCAAGCGTCTTGCCCGGGGCAGCGCCGGTCAGAGTGGCGACGATGCCCGTGCCGGCGACGCGCTTCACGTCGATGCCGGCCGCGCGCAGCTCGCGCTCGACGAGCGCGCTCGTCTCGCGTTCCTCGAATCCGAACTCAGGACGTCGATGGATGAGCCGGCGCCAGCGGATGACATCGTCGATGATCTCCGCGGGCGGAGCGATCATACGGGCAGCGGCGTGCGCGCCTCGCGGCCCTCGGCGATCGTGCGCTCGATGTCTTCGGTCGACTTCGGCGTTCCGTCGGTCAGGTTGTCATGCCCGCCCGGGGTGATGAGCAGGTTGTCCTCGATGCGGACGCCGATGCCGCGGAAGCGGGCGTTGACGCCGTCCTCGTCCGGCACGTAGATGCCCGGTTCGATCGTGAGCACCATGCCGGGCTGGAGCAAGCGCCAGTCGCGCGCTTCGCGCATGCTGCCGACGTCGTGCGTATCCATCCCGAGGAAATGACCGATGCGGTGCATGTAAAAGCGTTTGTACGTGCCCGACGCGATCGCATCGTCGAGCGGGCCCTTGATCAGTCCGAGATCGATGAGGCCTTCTGCGATGACGCGCGTCGCCGCCTCGTTGACGACGGTGTTGTACGCGACGCCGGGCTTGCACAGCTCGATGCAGCGCGCTTGCGCCGCGAGAACGATATCGTAGACGGCGCGCTGTTCGGGGGTGAACTTGCCGGACATCGGCCACGTGCGCGTGATGTCGGCGCAATAGAAGTCGACCTCGGCGCCGGCGTCGATGAGGACGAGTTCGTCGTCGCCGACGCGCCGCCGGTTCGTCACGTAGTGGAGGATCGTCGCGTTCGGTCCGCTCGCCACGATCGATGGGTACGCCGGATATTGTGCGCCTCGGCTCGTGAAAACGTATTCGACGATCGCCTGGATCTCGTACTCGTGCATGCCCGGCCTCGAGCAGGCCATGGCGGCGATATGCGCTTCCCGCGAGATCGCGCCCGCACGACGCATGCCCTCGATGTCCGCCGGCGACTTGAAAACGCGCATCTCGTGGAGAGCCGTGCTCGGGTCGACGAGTGTCAGCGGTCCGCCATCGGCGCGCCGGCGCGAGGAGCGGTAGCCTTTCAACAGCGACACGATGCGGCGGTTGAACGCGTCGTCGCGGTCGAACGCATAGAAGAGCGTCGGCGCGCTGTCGAGCAGCTCGGGCAGTCTCGCGTCGAGCTCGGCGATCGGATATGCAGCATCGACGCCGAAGTCGCGCACCGCGCCTTCGACGCCCGCGCGTTTGCCATCCCAGGTCTCACGCTCGGGGTCGCTCGGACGCACGAAGAGAACGCTCTTGGTCGTCGCGTGCCCTGGCGCGAGGACGAGCACGCTCTCCGGTTCGTCGAAGCCGGTGAGATAGTGGAGGTCGGTGTCTTGACGATAGAGATAGTGCGAGTCGTTGGTGCGGATCGTCTCCGGCGCGCTCGGCAGGATCGCTACCGCATCGCCGATCTTCGCGACGAACGCCGCTCGGCGTCGTGCGTACTCGCTGCGGTTGTCGCTCAAAGGTTCCTCTCTTCACGCAAGCGGGGCAGCATATCGCGGATCTGTTTGACATCCGAAGCGTCGGGGCTACGCTCGAGATACGCCTCGAAATCTGCGATCGCGCGGTCGTACCGGTGCAGCCTCGCGAAGAGGATGCCGCGGTCCCGAAGCTCGGTCGAGTCGCCCGGGTCGAGCGCGAGCTGGAGCTCGATCGCCGTCAACGCCGACGAATAGTCCTTGGCGTGGCTGAGCACGTTCTTCAAGTTCGCGAGCACGCGTTTGATGATCGCGCGGGGTGCGACCGGCTCGAGAAAGCGATCGGACCACGTGACGCGGCCGCCCGTATGGCGGTCGACGATGTCGACGCATTGCGTCGCGTCGATGATGCGGCCCTTGTCGAACGCGTCTATGAATAGGCGGCTCGTCGCGTCCGGAAAGCGGACGACGAAATGGCCGGGCAATCCGACCCCTTCGAGGCGCAGGCCGATGCGTCGCGCGACTTCGATGACGACGATCGAGAGCGTGATCGGGATGCCGGTCCGCCGTTCGAGCACCATCGAGAGCAAGCTGTTGCCCGGTTCGTGATAGCGCGCCGCGTTGCCGCGGAAGGCTCCGCGGTCGAAGACCGCATCGAGCACGGCGCCGGCCATGGCATATGAATCCGTAGCGCCGCCTGCCGCATGTTCGGCATCGAGCGCGATAGCGTCGAGCTCTTTGAGCGAGCGCCCGATGTCGACGTTTTTCTCGAAGACGGCGCTGACGAGCAGGCACGCGCGATCGAGGTGCGGTTGTGCGCCAAGCGCGTCGCAACGCTTGACGTATTCGGCGAACTCAAGACCTGCCATGACGGCGTCCATCGCCGTATGACTTCTACCCGGCTCCATACGCCCCCTCGACGCCGAGCGGAGAGCACCCCGCAGGGTCGCAAGTCCCAACCACCGGAGGGGACGCGCGGCTCACGCTCGGAATGGAATGATGGGCTACATTTAAGAAGCCCCCACTC
Coding sequences within:
- a CDS encoding aminopeptidase P N-terminal domain-containing protein; the protein is MSDNRSEYARRRAAFVAKIGDAVAILPSAPETIRTNDSHYLYRQDTDLHYLTGFDEPESVLVLAPGHATTKSVLFVRPSDPERETWDGKRAGVEGAVRDFGVDAAYPIAELDARLPELLDSAPTLFYAFDRDDAFNRRIVSLLKGYRSSRRRADGGPLTLVDPSTALHEMRVFKSPADIEGMRRAGAISREAHIAAMACSRPGMHEYEIQAIVEYVFTSRGAQYPAYPSIVASGPNATILHYVTNRRRVGDDELVLIDAGAEVDFYCADITRTWPMSGKFTPEQRAVYDIVLAAQARCIELCKPGVAYNTVVNEAATRVIAEGLIDLGLIKGPLDDAIASGTYKRFYMHRIGHFLGMDTHDVGSMREARDWRLLQPGMVLTIEPGIYVPDEDGVNARFRGIGVRIEDNLLITPGGHDNLTDGTPKSTEDIERTIAEGREARTPLPV
- a CDS encoding amidohydrolase, giving the protein MIAPPAEIIDDVIRWRRLIHRRPEFGFEERETSALVERELRAAGIDVKRVAGTGIVATLTGAAPGKTLALRADMDGLPIHERPGLDFASEVPGAMHACGHDGHTAMLLGAAVSLARERSKLRGAVRFLFQPAEEGPGGAQPMIEAGALSSPDVDAVAMLHVWPTLPVGSIGLRAGAMTASCDDFDIQIGGRGGHAGYPHNAVDTIPVAAEVVGALQTIASREIDPLKAVVIAIGRIDGGYRRNVVADKTTLQGTIRCLDENVRRSVPERIERIVAGICAAHRASHGVELVHGYPSVHNDAPLTQRVMAIAREVPQVASVVELEVPTMGAEDFAYFAQVVPGCMIRLGCASPDDPQPASLHSPEFNLDERALATGVALLRALAFQLT
- a CDS encoding transglutaminase-like domain-containing protein, yielding MDAVMAGLEFAEYVKRCDALGAQPHLDRACLLVSAVFEKNVDIGRSLKELDAIALDAEHAAGGATDSYAMAGAVLDAVFDRGAFRGNAARYHEPGNSLLSMVLERRTGIPITLSIVVIEVARRIGLRLEGVGLPGHFVVRFPDATSRLFIDAFDKGRIIDATQCVDIVDRHTGGRVTWSDRFLEPVAPRAIIKRVLANLKNVLSHAKDYSSALTAIELQLALDPGDSTELRDRGILFARLHRYDRAIADFEAYLERSPDASDVKQIRDMLPRLREERNL